In Aedes albopictus strain Foshan chromosome 3, AalbF5, whole genome shotgun sequence, the following are encoded in one genomic region:
- the LOC134290697 gene encoding uncharacterized protein K02A2.6-like, whose protein sequence is MRQKKDERFAQFVFRLRQQVAECGFEKYSSDIAKVLTEITLIDVIAQGCTSNELRSRILKEDQTLPQIEALGAMIESVEEQVRGLSSFSTSEEKIYRIEERKADGSNVQTSGGKINHIVRSSTGNHNPNVRDRVACFSCGRHGHFSNSPHCPARNQECRNCKMRGHFETVCRKGKKRGAFNQSGQKESKKIRLVESTETNSEMQAAEKTYYAFYSGNKANMIACCIGGVSCDMLVDSGADCNLVTPEAWNKFKEAGIKVYSSTKGCDRKLKAYGSENLLNVSGSFVADIRVGQKCVKAEFFVVTGGQQCLLGDETSKLLGILKVGLDVNKVTEEVKPFSKISGVQVKIHTDPEIKPVFQPLRRVPIPLESAVKSKLEQLLARDIIEVKTGPTSWVSPLVVVGKANGDVRLCLDLRRVNEAVLRERHPMPVVDEYLARLGKDMIRSKLDIREAFLQVELDPESRDVTTFITSLGLFRFKRLPFGLVTAPEAFQRTMDEILTGCEGTHWYLDDVIIEGSTEEEHDRRVDKVV, encoded by the exons ATGAGGCAAAAGAAGGATGAACGATTTGCGCAGTTCGTGTTTCGTCTACGCCAACAGGTAGCTGAATGCGGGTTTGAGAAGTATTCATCAGATATCGCGAAG GTTTTAACTGAAATCACACTGATAGACGTAATCGCTCAAGGTTGTACGTCTAATGAGTTGCGAAGCCGGATTTTGAAGGAGGATCAAACGCTTCCGCAGATAGAAGCTTTGGGAGCTATGATCGAAAGTGTAGAAGAACAAGTGAGAGGCCTCTCCAGTTTTTCAACATCCGAAGAGAAGATTTACCGTATTGAAGAACGCAAGGCTGATGGATCAAATGTGCAGACTTCCGGCGGCAAGATAAACCACATTGTGAGAAGTTCAACGGGTAATCATAATCCAAATGTGCGAGATCGTGTGGCATGTTTCAGCTGTGGAAGACACGGTCATTTTTCCAACTCACCTCACTGTCCAGCACGAAATCAAGAATGTAGAAACTGCAAGATGCGTGGCCATTTCGAAACGGTTTGTCGGAAAGGAAAGAAACGAGGTGCATTCAATCAAAGCGGACAGAAGGAGTCAAAGAAAATACGGCTAGTGGAATCCACTGAGACGAATTCGGAAATGCAGGCAGCGGAAAAAACATACTACGCGTTTTACTCTGGAAACAAAGCGAATATGATTGCGTGTTGCATCGGTGGTGTGAGTTGTGATATGCTGGTGGATTCGGGAGCAGATTGTAATTTGGTTACACCGGAAGCATGGAACAAGTTCAAGGAAGCTGGCATTAAGGTATACTCGTCAACGAAAGGATGTGATCGAAAGCTCAAGGCATACGGAAGTGAGAATTTGCTTAATGTGTCCGGATCATTTGTTGCTGATATTCGTGTAGGCCAAAAATGCGTAAAGGCTGAATTTTTCGTTGTGACTGGTGGCCAACAATGCTTGTTGGGTGACGAAACTTCGAAGCTGTTGGGAATACTCAAGGTTGGATTGGATGTCAATAAGGTAACGGAGGAAGTCAAGCCATTTTCCAAAATCTCTGGTGTGCAAGTCAAAATTCACACGGATCCTGAAATCAAACCTGTTTTCCAACCTCTGAGAAGAGTTCCTATTCCGCTAGAATCTGCTGTCAAGTCTAAGCTGGAACAGCTACTTGCAAGAGATATAATTGAAGTCAAGACTGGACCAACGAGTTGGGTATCGCCGCTGGTGGTTGTCGGAAAAGCGAATGGTGATGTAAGACTGTGTTTGGATTTACGTCGAGTTAATGAAGCGGTTTTGAGAGAACGCCATCCAATGCCGGTAGTGGACGAATATTTGGCTCGTTTGGGAAAAGATATGATTCGAAGCAAGTTAGACATCCGTGAAGCATTCTTGCAAGTAGAGTTGGACCCGGAGTCGAGAGATGTCACCACCTTCATAACAAGCCTCGGGTTGTTCAGATTCAAGCGATTACCGTTTGGTTTAGTGACTGCTCCGGAAGCGTTTCAGCGGACAATGGACGAGATTCTCACTGGCTGCGAGGGAACGCATTGGTATCTAGATGACGTCATTATCGAAGGATCTACCGAGGAAGAGCATGATCGTCGTGTAGATAAGGTAGTTTAA